The DNA region ATTTATCCGGAAAATAGAAATATGGATGAAAACCGATTTCAACCGGTATTTTCTCATTCTTTGATGTAACCGTAAAATCTGTTCTAAACGATCTTTCATTTAATATGTATGAAACATTTATAAATGCATTTCCCGGATATGATTCATCATTAAAGTCCATAAAAAATTCGATTTTATTACATAATACAATAACATTAAAGATTTTGTCCCTTACAAGGCCGTGTATGCTGTTTTCACCATTGTTTTTAGGTAATTTATAATTTATATTATTATATTTATATTCCGCGTTTCTTATTCTATTTCCAAATGGAAAGAGCACTGCAGAACCGCCATGTGTATCATTTCCATCATGGCTATCATTTATTATTTTTTCACCATCAAGAACCAAAGATTTTATATACGCCCCGGTGCTGGAAACTTCCAGAAGGCTCCTGTTAAATGATATGATCATAATAATATATATAAATAAATTATAAAAATTATTAAAATAGGTACATAAATTATTTTAAGGCATTTTATATAATAAAACATGCAGCATAAGATTGAGAACAACGTAATATTTGCAAAGTTTGAGTCAGGTGAGGATATAATAAATGATCTTGATGGTCTTGTATCATTTTATAAAATAAGGTCAGCGAGCATAGACTTTGCAATAGGCATGATGAAGAATGCAAGGTTTGCCTACTGGAACATTGATCATTACGATGAAACCTTTATAGATGAAAGAATTGAACTTGTTTCATTTCATGGAAGCATTGCCGATGATGAGATAAAATATCATATACACATGGCAGGCGCAAAAAACGATCATAGAATATACGGCGGCCATTTTATTTCAGGTATTGCAGATCCACTTATGGAATTAAGAATAACTGTGTTCAATGATATAAAATTAAAGAGGTCATTTAATGATGATTCACATCTAAGGGAGATAAAAATAGATTAATACCTTCCATTTATAATCTTTTCCCAGGTTTCATTTGTATTAAAAATATATTTTTTGCCATCCCTTTTTACATCTATAAGATTTAAATTCTTAAGCCTCTTAAGTTTTCTTGATACCGTTGATTTATCCATGTTAAGATCCCTTGATATATCATTTATTGTTTTATTCCCGTTTTCCATGCTATGAAATATTGATTTCTCATTGCTTGCATATTTTAAAAACTTGTCAATAACCTCAACCTTTATTATCCTTGTTTTATTGCTTCCCTTTGAATATGATACCAGTTTTATGCCGTTCTGTATTGCAAAGACGACCATGGCGGAAACACCGACACCGGTTCCGGCAGAGCAGTTTATCCATGATGGCATGTATCCAATTTTATTTACAACACTCATTATTGTAACATAGATATCGTAAAAGTCATAGATATCGTTGATCCATGCAGGCATAACATTTATATTAAAACTTAAGAGACTGGATGAGATTTCATCTATCAATGACCTTGATTTCTCATCTTCTGTTGTTAATAGCACATAATAATCTATTAATGATAATCTATACTCCATTAAGGGCATTAAAACGATCTTTTTATCAAAACCCAGCAATGATATTGCATACTTATCCATTTATATACGCAATATTGCAATTTTTATTTAAATTTTTGCAATGTATAAATAAAAAGGCAACAAAATGCAATAACATTGTCTTTATTTAATATTAAAAAATAGATTTTTATGAAGCTTGTTATTGAGCTTACACAGAATCAAAAAACCATCTCATACAGTGATATATATTCAATCTTTGAAAATATTATCTTTGAAATAGGCAGATCAAAACCATTGATAAAAAGTGCCATGATTGATGATTTTTCATACTACTGCGGCAGCCATCCATTACCGTATAAGGGAAGAATCAGTAACAATACGATTTCCTATGGTAAATACAGAATATACATTTCAAGCGGTTATTACAAAATAATAGATGATATAATGGATGCAATAAAATCCGGTAATGTAAAACATAGATTGATGAGGATAAATTCAGTTAAAATGGAAAATAACAATTGTTTTTTTGATACGGCCAATATGATATCAAGATCTCCTGTGATAATTAAATACAACGGTGAGTACATAGATGCCAATAACAGGAATTTTGTCGATGCCATTAAAAATGATATAATAAAAAAATACAGTTTCACGGGTTTAAATGGATATATAGATTTCATAAAGATCATACATTTTAAGACCTTAAATTTAAGGATAAATAATGAGGATATAAAGGCATCAATGATAAAGTTTACAATAATGTCTGATAATAAAATAATAAACAATATTCTAAATACCGGCATTGGAGAACTAACAAAATCCGGTTTTGGATTCATAGACGAGGAAAGGATGCCGCTGGACTTTGGAATCATGTATTAAAATGTTTAATAGAATAAACATTTAAAATATTATCTTCTTGCAAGCTTTGCAGAAAGCTCAAACAATGATATGCTGTGAAGCCAGACCTTTCCAGGACCGGTCATATTTGCAAAGAATAAGCCCTCGCCCTCAAGACCGCCAAGAATCATTGTCTTTAAGCCGCCTATTCTTACCACGTTATAACCAACGGTTTCCTCAAAGGCAAGAACATGGCTGAGCTCTACCTGTATTTCCTCACCCGGTTTTAATTCCCGTTCAATAACCTGACCGTGGCCGTGCATCATTACAGATCCGGTGCCGCTGAATTTCTCAAGGAATAAACCCTCGCCGCCAAAGACACCCTGCCAGAGACC from Picrophilus oshimae DSM 9789 includes:
- a CDS encoding aldose 1-epimerase, translated to MIISFNRSLLEVSSTGAYIKSLVLDGEKIINDSHDGNDTHGGSAVLFPFGNRIRNAEYKYNNINYKLPKNNGENSIHGLVRDKIFNVIVLCNKIEFFMDFNDESYPGNAFINVSYILNERSFRTDFTVTSKNEKIPVEIGFHPYFYFPDKCIFRSGKIMMLNYLDEYFPDGTLSDTSINGSDISKLSIDNCFYVHGPVILEGNKKIRIDRENMDYLVIYTGLYEKTKSIAVEPMTGAPDVYNNKIGLIELNKGESFHCSYTINLI
- a CDS encoding PPC domain-containing DNA-binding protein — protein: MQHKIENNVIFAKFESGEDIINDLDGLVSFYKIRSASIDFAIGMMKNARFAYWNIDHYDETFIDERIELVSFHGSIADDEIKYHIHMAGAKNDHRIYGGHFISGIADPLMELRITVFNDIKLKRSFNDDSHLREIKID
- a CDS encoding ArsR family transcriptional regulator, with the protein product MDKYAISLLGFDKKIVLMPLMEYRLSLIDYYVLLTTEDEKSRSLIDEISSSLLSFNINVMPAWINDIYDFYDIYVTIMSVVNKIGYMPSWINCSAGTGVGVSAMVVFAIQNGIKLVSYSKGSNKTRIIKVEVIDKFLKYASNEKSIFHSMENGNKTINDISRDLNMDKSTVSRKLKRLKNLNLIDVKRDGKKYIFNTNETWEKIINGRY
- the cas6 gene encoding CRISPR-associated endoribonuclease Cas6; protein product: MKLVIELTQNQKTISYSDIYSIFENIIFEIGRSKPLIKSAMIDDFSYYCGSHPLPYKGRISNNTISYGKYRIYISSGYYKIIDDIMDAIKSGNVKHRLMRINSVKMENNNCFFDTANMISRSPVIIKYNGEYIDANNRNFVDAIKNDIIKKYSFTGLNGYIDFIKIIHFKTLNLRINNEDIKASMIKFTIMSDNKIINNILNTGIGELTKSGFGFIDEERMPLDFGIMY